The following proteins are encoded in a genomic region of Actinomycetes bacterium:
- a CDS encoding AAA family ATPase, with the protein MPYQVMTGRFIGRTQELALLRGLLARAASGEAGVAVIGGEAGVGKTRLADQLAATASEQGVRVLRGGCVQLGEEGLPFAPVTQALRGLAGDLDPAELEAVAGPARADLARLLPDLAWSAEAAAATAMAGASQGRLFELLLGVVERLAASAPLLLVMEDLHWADRSTRDLVAFLAAYLRAGRVLLVLTFRSDELHRLHPLRGLLGELARNRRARRLELPRFTRAELAEQLAGLLGAEPPARLVEDVYARSEGNPFFAEELVLAGADDGAGPGALPPSLQQVLLTRVVRLGRGTQQVLRVAAAAGPGVAQPLLAAVAGMGEAALLEGLREAVDQQLLLPEPGGDGYVFRHALVAEAVYGELLPGERARLHTALASAVEAGVDPGGQPATRLARLAHHWSAAGDQPRALTASIQAAAAAEQVYAFAEAELQLERVLALWDRVPDAEARAGMDRPLLLSRCAEAADAAGDTGRAAQLVRQAMALLDEARQPQRAGLLHEQLARYLRTLGDPEALGEQQQAVRLVRPEPSPERARVLGSLAQLLVLVARFAEARGLAEEAAAIASKVGARAEEANARSALGGALAHLGEPDAGLAEVQAARRLATQAGDVTAVLRAMVNHSDVLLAAGRLNEAATVALGGIEEARRLGLARSFGPFLAANATEALVALGRWDQAERVSREGLEVAPSDAASVTLPLPRAALELGLGDLDAAEARLRAAQRLLPAPICEPQQSGPLFAGLAELALWRGDLERARKLVAEAVPLVEANPRYAAPLYALGMRVEADRAELARARRPGEAAGDDGTAAALLERLHQAAAGPAAAGHPELAAWRATALAERTRQAGRPDPAAWAAAVAVWDRLGQRFRVAYACFRQAEALLAGNGDRDTAAEALRRAADITGRLGARLLDTEVKALAQRARLRLVQDAVAPATGAPTPAEHLGLTPREAEVLALVAAGRSNRQIAQALFISPKTASVHVSNILAKLGVSGRVEAAAIAHRLGLDRT; encoded by the coding sequence ATGCCGTACCAGGTCATGACCGGGCGCTTCATCGGTCGCACCCAGGAGCTGGCGCTGCTGCGCGGCCTGCTCGCGCGTGCCGCCAGCGGCGAGGCGGGGGTCGCCGTGATCGGCGGGGAGGCCGGGGTCGGCAAGACCCGACTGGCCGACCAGCTGGCTGCCACCGCCAGCGAGCAGGGCGTGCGGGTGCTGCGCGGCGGCTGCGTGCAGCTCGGCGAGGAGGGCCTGCCGTTCGCGCCGGTCACCCAGGCGCTGCGCGGCCTGGCCGGCGACCTCGACCCGGCCGAGCTCGAGGCGGTCGCCGGCCCGGCCCGCGCCGACCTGGCCCGCCTGCTGCCCGATCTCGCCTGGAGCGCCGAAGCGGCAGCGGCTACCGCCATGGCGGGCGCCAGCCAGGGGCGGCTGTTTGAGCTGCTGCTCGGGGTGGTCGAGCGGCTGGCCGCGAGCGCGCCGCTGCTGCTGGTCATGGAGGACCTGCACTGGGCCGACCGCTCCACCCGCGACCTGGTCGCCTTCCTGGCCGCCTACCTGCGGGCCGGCCGGGTGCTGCTGGTGCTCACCTTCCGCAGCGACGAGCTGCACCGCCTGCACCCACTGCGCGGGCTGCTCGGCGAGCTGGCCCGCAACCGCCGCGCGCGGCGGCTGGAGCTGCCCCGCTTCACCCGCGCCGAGCTGGCCGAGCAGCTCGCCGGCCTGCTCGGCGCCGAGCCGCCCGCCCGGCTGGTCGAGGACGTCTACGCCCGCTCGGAGGGCAACCCGTTCTTCGCCGAGGAGCTGGTGCTTGCCGGCGCCGACGACGGCGCTGGCCCGGGCGCGCTGCCGCCCAGCCTCCAACAGGTGCTCCTGACCCGGGTGGTGCGGCTCGGCCGCGGCACCCAGCAGGTGCTGCGGGTGGCCGCCGCGGCCGGCCCGGGGGTTGCCCAGCCGCTGCTGGCCGCGGTCGCCGGCATGGGCGAGGCGGCGCTGCTCGAGGGCTTGCGCGAGGCGGTCGACCAGCAGCTGCTGCTGCCCGAGCCGGGTGGCGACGGCTACGTCTTCCGCCATGCGCTGGTCGCCGAGGCGGTCTACGGCGAGCTGCTCCCCGGCGAGCGGGCCCGCCTGCACACCGCGCTGGCCAGCGCGGTGGAGGCCGGCGTCGACCCTGGAGGCCAACCGGCGACCAGGCTGGCGCGCCTGGCGCACCACTGGTCGGCCGCCGGCGACCAGCCACGGGCCCTGACCGCCAGCATCCAGGCCGCCGCCGCTGCCGAGCAGGTGTACGCCTTCGCCGAGGCTGAGCTGCAGCTGGAGCGGGTGCTCGCGCTGTGGGACCGGGTGCCGGACGCCGAGGCGCGCGCCGGCATGGACCGTCCGTTGCTGCTGTCGCGCTGCGCGGAGGCGGCCGACGCGGCCGGCGACACCGGCCGCGCCGCACAGCTGGTCCGCCAGGCCATGGCGCTGCTCGACGAGGCGCGCCAGCCGCAGCGTGCCGGCCTGCTCCACGAGCAGCTTGCGCGCTACCTGCGCACGCTCGGAGACCCCGAAGCGCTCGGCGAGCAGCAGCAGGCCGTGCGGCTGGTGCGGCCCGAGCCGTCGCCTGAGCGGGCGCGGGTGCTCGGCTCGCTCGCGCAGCTCCTGGTGCTGGTGGCCCGCTTTGCCGAGGCGAGGGGGCTGGCCGAGGAGGCGGCCGCCATCGCCAGCAAGGTCGGTGCCCGCGCCGAGGAGGCCAACGCCCGCAGCGCGCTCGGTGGCGCCCTCGCCCACCTCGGCGAACCAGACGCCGGGCTCGCCGAGGTGCAGGCCGCGCGCCGCCTCGCCACGCAGGCCGGCGACGTGACCGCCGTGTTGCGGGCGATGGTCAACCACTCCGACGTGCTGCTGGCGGCCGGCCGCCTGAACGAGGCGGCGACCGTCGCGCTCGGCGGCATCGAAGAGGCCCGCCGCCTCGGTCTGGCCCGCTCCTTCGGGCCGTTCCTGGCCGCCAACGCCACTGAGGCGCTGGTCGCCCTTGGCCGCTGGGACCAGGCAGAGCGGGTCTCGCGGGAGGGCCTGGAAGTCGCCCCGTCCGATGCGGCCTCGGTCACCTTGCCCCTGCCTCGGGCCGCGCTGGAGCTGGGCCTGGGTGACCTCGACGCCGCTGAGGCGCGGCTACGGGCCGCCCAGCGCCTGCTTCCCGCCCCGATCTGCGAGCCGCAACAGAGCGGCCCGCTGTTCGCCGGCCTTGCCGAGCTGGCGCTGTGGCGTGGCGACCTGGAGCGGGCAAGGAAGCTGGTGGCTGAGGCCGTGCCGCTGGTCGAGGCGAACCCGCGCTATGCCGCGCCGCTGTATGCCCTCGGCATGCGGGTGGAGGCCGACCGCGCCGAGCTGGCCAGGGCACGCCGCCCTGGCGAGGCGGCCGGTGATGACGGCACCGCCGCGGCGCTGCTCGAGCGGCTCCACCAGGCCGCCGCCGGCCCGGCCGCCGCCGGCCACCCGGAGCTGGCCGCCTGGCGCGCCACCGCGCTCGCCGAGCGGACGCGGCAGGCCGGCCGGCCCGACCCGGCCGCCTGGGCGGCGGCGGTTGCGGTGTGGGACAGGCTCGGCCAGCGCTTCCGGGTCGCCTACGCCTGCTTCCGCCAGGCCGAGGCGCTCCTGGCCGGCAACGGCGACCGCGACACGGCCGCCGAGGCGCTGCGCCGCGCCGCCGACATCACCGGCCGCCTCGGCGCCCGCCTGCTCGACACCGAGGTCAAGGCGCTGGCGCAGCGCGCCCGCCTCCGCCTCGTCCAGGACGCCGTGGCCCCGGCGACCGGCGCGCCGACGCCCGCGGAGCACCTTGGCCTCACGCCGCGCGAGGCCGAGGTGCTCGCGCTGGTCGCGGCCGGGCGCAGCAACCGCCAGATCGCGCAGGCGCTGTTCATCAGCCCCAAGACCGCCAGCGTCCACGTCTCCAATATCCTTGCCAAGCTCGGCGTCTCCGGCCGGGTCGAGGCCGCCGCGATCGCCCACCGCCTGGGCCTCGACCGAACCTGA
- a CDS encoding IS5 family transposase (programmed frameshift), producing MTTLVDRLVPDRLWAIVEPLLPPPPRSPYGGRHRTIGDRNCFAAIVYMARTSTPWRLLPAQELGCGSPATAWRRLAEWAKAGVFEQLHLEVLDRLGEQGRLGWTRASVDSASAGGQAGGDHVGANPVDRGKPGSKIHLACEGGGLPLAAAVTAANIPDVTMLEAVVDDIPPVRTPSGRRTRSGKVDADKGYDSAGNRAYLRRRGITARIARRGIESSTRLGRHRWKVERALSWLSCYRRLAVRWDRDSERFFAFLLLACALVCFNRL from the exons ATGACTACCCTCGTTGACAGGCTCGTCCCCGACCGGTTGTGGGCGATCGTCGAGCCGCTGCTGCCACCCCCACCCCGGTCTCCCTACGGCGGCCGGCACCGCACCATCGGCGACCGCAACTGCTTCGCCGCGATCGTCTACATGGCCCGCACCTCTACCCCGTGGCGCCTCCTACCTGCTCAGGAGCTCGGCTGCGGCTCGCCGGCGACCGCGTGGCGCCGCCTCGCCGAGTGGGCCAAGGCGGGCGTGTTCGAGCAACTCCACCTGGAGGTCCTCGACCGGCTCGGCGAGCAGGGCCGGCTGGGCTGGACGCGGGCAAGCGTGGACTCGGCCAGCGCGGGGGGCCAAGCG GGGGGGGACCACGTCGGCGCAAATCCAGTCGACCGCGGTAAGCCAGGGTCCAAGATCCACCTCGCCTGCGAGGGCGGCGGGCTGCCGCTTGCCGCGGCGGTCACCGCCGCCAACATTCCCGACGTGACCATGCTGGAGGCCGTGGTCGACGACATTCCGCCGGTGCGCACGCCGTCGGGGCGGCGGACCCGGTCCGGCAAGGTTGACGCCGACAAGGGCTACGACAGTGCCGGCAACCGGGCCTACCTGCGGCGTCGTGGAATCACCGCGCGGATCGCTCGACGTGGGATCGAGTCGTCGACTCGGCTTGGGCGGCACCGGTGGAAGGTGGAGCGGGCGCTGTCGTGGTTATCGTGCTATCGGCGGCTGGCGGTGCGGTGGGATCGGGACTCGGAGCGGTTCTTTGCATTCCTGCTGCTGGCGTGTGCCCTCGTTTGCTTCAACCGGCTCTAA